A DNA window from Bacteroides cellulosilyticus contains the following coding sequences:
- a CDS encoding RagB/SusD family nutrient uptake outer membrane protein: protein MKKKIIPFIIGALMLTGCDDLFSPAIENFQGVENMYNDAEYARGILHNVYSLIPGYYDNSEYGTDDAVTNQPSNVYLQMATGAWTTSSYNPQNQWTNSYGAIQYINLFLENVGGVKWSDDEELNKLFAQRLTGEAYGLRGMFYFYLLRAHAGFGANGELLGVPIFTEPQTIESDFNQPRASFQACVEQIYNDLSEAEKRLPYEYEDVSGSVPADFQSLTQDVGKYNTVMGAKARQLYNGIIARAFRTRTAVLAASPFFEDASNAATWADAANAAAAVIDYKGGLSGLASDGVEYYSPTIINTIKDGANPNEILWRGNKGSGDNDQESQNFPPSLYGNGYMNPSQNLVDIFPMANGYPINDAASGYDANNPYAGRDPRLGKYIFYNGSTISEKSITININEGNQDGVNVTENRSTRTGYYMRKRLRMDVNCNPASISKQPHYTPRIRYTEMYLNYAEAANEAWGPKNANGRDYSAYDVIKAIRKRAGIGGTNDAYLEACAVSKEQMRELIRNERRLELCFEGFRFWDLRRWKADLNEPVYGISWNGNSYQKITVEERSYEDYMYCCPIPNSEILKYSNLIQNKGWK from the coding sequence ATGAAAAAGAAAATTATACCTTTTATAATAGGTGCCCTGATGCTCACCGGTTGTGATGATTTGTTTTCACCAGCCATCGAAAACTTCCAAGGCGTGGAAAACATGTACAACGATGCGGAATACGCACGGGGAATATTGCACAATGTATACAGTCTGATTCCGGGCTATTACGATAACAGCGAGTATGGCACGGATGACGCCGTAACCAACCAGCCAAGTAATGTGTATCTGCAAATGGCCACCGGTGCCTGGACTACAAGTTCATATAATCCACAGAATCAGTGGACCAATTCCTACGGTGCCATTCAATACATCAACCTCTTCCTGGAGAATGTGGGAGGCGTAAAATGGTCGGATGATGAAGAACTGAACAAATTGTTTGCGCAACGCCTCACTGGCGAAGCTTACGGACTCCGTGGGATGTTCTATTTTTATCTGCTTCGTGCCCATGCCGGTTTTGGTGCAAATGGCGAACTGCTCGGTGTGCCCATATTTACAGAACCTCAGACAATAGAATCGGATTTCAATCAACCGCGTGCTTCGTTTCAGGCTTGTGTAGAACAAATCTACAATGATCTTTCCGAAGCAGAGAAAAGACTTCCTTATGAGTATGAAGATGTTTCAGGAAGCGTTCCTGCAGATTTCCAGAGTCTCACACAAGACGTCGGTAAATACAACACCGTTATGGGTGCCAAAGCACGTCAGTTGTATAACGGAATCATAGCCCGTGCCTTCCGTACACGCACAGCCGTACTGGCTGCCAGTCCCTTCTTTGAAGATGCTTCCAACGCTGCCACATGGGCGGATGCAGCTAATGCCGCAGCAGCTGTAATAGACTACAAAGGAGGTCTATCAGGATTAGCATCCGACGGAGTGGAATATTACTCACCCACTATTATAAATACAATTAAGGATGGTGCCAATCCAAATGAAATCTTATGGAGAGGAAACAAAGGAAGTGGTGATAACGACCAGGAATCACAAAATTTCCCACCGAGTTTGTACGGTAATGGTTACATGAATCCGTCGCAGAATCTGGTCGATATATTCCCCATGGCCAATGGATACCCCATCAATGACGCAGCCAGCGGATACGATGCCAACAATCCTTATGCTGGACGCGATCCCCGTTTGGGCAAATACATCTTTTACAATGGAAGTACAATCAGTGAGAAGAGTATAACAATCAACATCAATGAGGGAAATCAAGACGGCGTTAACGTGACCGAAAACCGCTCGACCCGAACAGGCTATTACATGAGAAAACGCTTGCGCATGGATGTGAACTGTAATCCGGCATCCATTTCCAAACAGCCGCATTACACACCCCGTATCCGTTATACTGAAATGTACCTGAATTATGCTGAGGCAGCCAATGAAGCTTGGGGACCGAAAAACGCCAACGGCAGAGATTACTCCGCTTACGATGTAATCAAAGCCATCCGGAAACGTGCCGGCATAGGTGGTACCAATGATGCCTATCTGGAAGCATGCGCTGTCAGTAAAGAACAGATGCGTGAACTGATCCGCAATGAACGTCGACTGGAACTCTGCTTCGAAGGATTCCGTTTTTGGGATCTCCGTCGCTGGAAAGCCGACCTGAACGAACCGGTATATGGCATTAGCTGGAATGGTAACAGTTATCAGAAGATAACCGTGGAAGAACGTTCGTATGAAGACTACATGTACTGTTGTCCTATCCCAAACTCTGAGATATTGAAGTACAGCAACCTCATCCAGAATAAAGGATGGAAATAA